A stretch of the Desulfobacter sp. genome encodes the following:
- a CDS encoding dihydropteroate synthase — MILFGESLNVISTVIGKEFKEADPAKRNPVPIQEEVLRQKELGMDYIDINLGPAKKFGTELMPWVVNVVQEAVPGMPLLLDSSNIDAIEAGLKVCKPADKPHIVNSIMARAERYESMVPMTVQYDADFVALMWGPEGLPRDENERAALAVELLYFANEAGIPNEKIWVDGIVTPVNIQQQQCMSLLNFQMMLEDIAPGAKSTCGLSNISNGPPEHLRPILNSTYMCMLWKYGMKSVIADPLDKRQTAIAKGQRDDIKDLIWGLMDGNDPGAASLEGELLEYYKTYKVIMGETLYSDSWLEI, encoded by the coding sequence ATGATTCTTTTTGGTGAAAGCCTGAATGTAATTTCCACGGTCATTGGAAAAGAATTCAAGGAAGCAGATCCTGCCAAACGTAATCCCGTACCCATCCAGGAAGAAGTTCTCAGACAAAAAGAACTGGGCATGGATTATATTGACATCAACCTGGGCCCGGCCAAAAAGTTCGGTACAGAGCTGATGCCTTGGGTTGTTAACGTGGTTCAGGAAGCCGTGCCGGGAATGCCCCTTCTTCTTGATTCTTCAAACATCGACGCCATTGAGGCAGGTCTTAAGGTCTGCAAACCCGCTGACAAACCTCATATTGTCAATTCGATCATGGCCCGGGCAGAGCGGTATGAATCCATGGTCCCCATGACAGTTCAGTATGATGCGGACTTTGTGGCACTCATGTGGGGACCTGAAGGACTTCCCCGCGACGAGAATGAAAGGGCAGCCCTGGCGGTTGAACTCCTTTATTTTGCCAACGAGGCCGGCATCCCCAACGAAAAAATCTGGGTAGACGGCATTGTAACGCCTGTGAACATTCAGCAACAGCAGTGCATGAGCCTGCTCAACTTTCAGATGATGCTTGAAGATATTGCACCGGGTGCAAAATCCACCTGCGGTCTGTCCAACATCTCCAATGGTCCGCCAGAGCATCTGCGCCCCATCCTCAACTCCACCTATATGTGCATGCTCTGGAAATACGGCATGAAATCGGTAATTGCAGATCCGCTTGACAAAAGACAGACTGCCATTGCCAAGGGCCAGCGCGACGACATCAAGGATTTGATCTGGGGTCTGATGGACGGAAATGATCCTGGAGCGGCAAGCCTGGAAGGTGAACTGCTCGAATACTACAAAACCTATAAAGTCATCATGGGCGAAACCCTGTATTCTGACTCATGGCTTGAAATCTAA
- a CDS encoding acetyl-CoA decarbonylase/synthase complex subunit gamma, with protein sequence MALTGIQIFKLLPKTNCKECGVPTCLAFAMNLASGKAELDSCPYVSDEAKEKLAEASAPPIRPVALGKGVRKTTTGGETVLYRHEKTFFNPTILAATISSDVDLGDLDTKLKVYNAFQFERVGLNLRPELLVVKDAGNGDDAFAAVAEKIAKESEFNLILMTEDLSVMKAGVEKAGFKRPLLYAATEANADEMGALAKEADLPLAVKADSVDALIPLTEKLTGMGLKDLVLDTGAREIKQALEDQVAIRRAALKASNKALGFPTITFPCEMASNLDMETLISGMFVAKYGGIVVMSDFTSESLFPLLLERLNIFTDPQRPMTVTEGIFEIGNPDENSPVLVTTNFALTYFIVSGEIEASRVPAWLLVKDSEGLSVLTAWAAGKFGGDDVGMFVKKSGIMDKVKHTELIIPGYAAAIAGDVEEELPGWTITVGPREAAHLPAFLKTK encoded by the coding sequence ATGGCATTAACCGGTATTCAAATATTCAAACTCCTGCCCAAGACCAATTGTAAGGAGTGCGGAGTGCCCACCTGTCTTGCCTTTGCAATGAATCTTGCATCGGGTAAGGCGGAATTGGACAGCTGCCCCTACGTTTCTGACGAAGCCAAGGAAAAGTTAGCCGAAGCATCCGCACCTCCCATCCGGCCTGTGGCCTTAGGCAAAGGTGTCCGTAAAACCACCACCGGCGGGGAAACCGTTCTTTACAGACATGAAAAAACATTTTTCAATCCCACAATTCTCGCTGCTACAATCAGCTCAGACGTGGACCTTGGAGACCTTGACACTAAATTAAAAGTATACAATGCATTCCAGTTTGAGCGGGTAGGCCTGAACCTGAGACCCGAACTTCTGGTTGTTAAAGATGCAGGCAATGGTGACGATGCCTTTGCAGCTGTTGCTGAAAAAATTGCCAAGGAATCCGAGTTCAACCTGATCCTCATGACCGAAGATCTTTCCGTTATGAAGGCAGGTGTTGAAAAGGCCGGATTTAAACGTCCTTTACTCTATGCCGCCACAGAAGCCAACGCAGATGAGATGGGCGCCCTTGCCAAAGAAGCGGATCTGCCTTTGGCTGTCAAGGCCGATTCTGTCGACGCCCTGATTCCTTTGACTGAAAAACTCACCGGCATGGGACTCAAGGATCTTGTTCTGGATACAGGTGCCCGTGAGATCAAACAGGCCCTGGAAGATCAGGTTGCCATCCGGCGTGCAGCCCTCAAGGCCTCTAACAAGGCATTGGGCTTTCCCACCATCACCTTTCCATGTGAAATGGCATCCAACCTGGATATGGAAACCCTTATCTCAGGCATGTTTGTTGCCAAATACGGCGGCATCGTGGTGATGTCCGATTTTACATCCGAGTCCTTGTTCCCGCTGTTGCTGGAAAGACTCAATATTTTTACCGATCCCCAGAGACCCATGACCGTGACCGAAGGTATATTTGAAATCGGCAACCCCGATGAAAATTCACCGGTGCTGGTCACCACCAACTTTGCCTTGACTTATTTCATCGTATCAGGTGAAATAGAGGCATCCAGGGTGCCGGCATGGCTGCTGGTCAAGGATTCAGAAGGGCTTTCCGTTCTGACTGCCTGGGCTGCCGGAAAATTTGGCGGTGATGATGTTGGCATGTTTGTGAAAAAGAGCGGTATCATGGACAAGGTCAAACATACTGAATTGATTATCCCGGGTTACGCAGCTGCCATTGCAGGGGATGTTGAAGAAGAACTTCCCGGATGGACCATAACCGTTGGACCGAGAGAAGCGGCCCATTTACCCGCTTTCCTCAAAACCAAATAG
- a CDS encoding AAA family ATPase: protein MSLKLAFGGKGGVGKTTVTSLIARTIAAIKKETSVIAIDADPVANLAAGLGIDETQPITPVAELSDLIAERTGAQPGTMGGFFTINPRVDDIPDRFSIEKDGVKLLVMGTVQQGGSGCICPEATILKALMNHLVLARNEVVVMDMEAGVEHLGRATSGSVDALVVVVNPGKRSRVAADKIRKLGQDIGIKNIVVLGNRVKSEEDKTLIRESMGDYEILGFLPELDEIVQSDREGRRPFDDIDAIPVELKKIAEKLIALDQEA from the coding sequence GTGAGTTTAAAACTTGCATTCGGCGGCAAAGGCGGGGTGGGGAAAACAACCGTAACCTCGCTTATCGCCAGAACCATTGCCGCCATTAAAAAAGAGACAAGCGTTATTGCCATTGATGCAGATCCGGTTGCCAACCTGGCTGCAGGATTGGGCATTGATGAAACCCAGCCCATCACCCCGGTGGCAGAACTCTCCGACCTTATTGCCGAGCGGACAGGCGCACAACCCGGCACCATGGGAGGCTTTTTCACCATCAACCCCAGGGTGGATGATATTCCCGACCGTTTCTCCATTGAAAAGGACGGGGTAAAATTATTGGTTATGGGCACGGTTCAGCAGGGGGGAAGCGGGTGTATCTGTCCTGAAGCCACCATTTTAAAGGCATTGATGAACCATCTGGTCCTGGCCAGAAACGAGGTGGTGGTCATGGATATGGAAGCAGGGGTTGAGCACTTGGGCCGTGCCACCTCAGGCTCTGTAGATGCCCTTGTGGTGGTGGTCAATCCGGGAAAAAGAAGCCGGGTGGCCGCGGATAAAATCCGAAAACTGGGCCAGGATATCGGCATCAAAAATATTGTGGTTTTAGGCAATAGGGTCAAGTCAGAAGAAGATAAAACCCTGATCCGAGAAAGCATGGGCGACTATGAAATTTTAGGATTCCTTCCGGAGCTGGATGAAATTGTACAGTCTGACCGGGAAGGCAGACGCCCCTTTGATGACATTGATGCCATTCCGGTTGAACTCAAAAAAATTGCAGAAAAATTAATTGCCCTAGACCAAGAAGCATAA